The Myotis daubentonii chromosome 21, mMyoDau2.1, whole genome shotgun sequence genome window below encodes:
- the CHRNA3 gene encoding neuronal acetylcholine receptor subunit alpha-3 yields the protein MAMGAPSRGAHPLVLLLLLLLPGARGSEAEHRLFERLFQDYNEIIRPVANVSDAVIIQFEVSMSQLVKVDEVNQIMETNLWLKQIWNDYKLKWDPADYDGAEFLRVPAQKIWKPDIVLYNNAMGDFQVDDKTKALVKHTGEVTWIPPAIFKSSCKIDVTYFPFDYQNCSMKFGSWSYDKAKIELVLVGSSMNLKDYWESGEWAIIRAPGYKHDIKYNCCEEIYQDITYSLYIRRLPLFYTINLIIPCLLISFLTVLVFYLPSDCGEKVTLCISVLLSLTVFLLVITETIPSTSLVIPLIGEYLLFTMIFVTLSIVITVFVLNVHYRTPTTHTMPAWVKTVFLQALPRVMFMARPAGGEGGGGGASAEFANLNCFRRRPGSKDGKEGGPCQEGPCGASRHHRSVKISNFTANLTRSSSTDSVDAVLSLSALSPEIKEAVQSVRYIAENMKAQNEAREIQDDWKYVAMVIDRIFLWVFILVCILGTAGLFLQPLMARDDP from the exons ATGGCCATGGGCGCTCCCTCGCGCGGGGCGCACCCacttgtgctgctgctgctgctgctgctcccgg GGGCCCGCGGCTCGGAGGCCGAGCACCGCCTGTTCGAGCGGCTGTTCCAGGACTACAACGAGATCATCCGGCCCGTGGCCAACGTGTCCGACGCCGTCATCATCCAGTTCGAGGTGTCCATGTCCCAGCTGGTGAAGGTG GATGAGGTCAACCAGATCATGGAGACCAACCTGTGGCTCAAGCAG atctGGAACGACTACAAGCTGAAGTGGGACCCCGCGGACTACGACGGGGCGGAGTTCCTGCGCGTCCCCGCCCAGAAGATCTGGAAGCCGGACATCGTGCTCTACAACAA CGCCATGGGGGACTTCCAGGTGGACGACAAGACCAAAGCCCTGGTCAAGCACACGGGCGAGGTGACCTGGATCCCCCCGGCCATCTTCAAGAGCTCCTGCAAGATCGACGTCACCTACTTCCCCTTCGACTACCAGAACTGCTCCATGAAGTTCGGCTCCTGGTCCTACGACAAGGCCAAGATCGAGCTGGTCCTGGTCGGCTCCTCCATGAACCTCAAGGACTACTGGGAGAGCGGCGAGTGGGCCATCATCCGCGCCCCGGGCTACAAGCACGACATCAAGTACAACTGCTGCGAGGAGATCTACCAGGACATCACCTACTCGCTGTACATCCGGCGGCTGCCCCTCTTCTACACCATCAACCTCATCATCCCCTGCCTGCTCATCTCCTTCCTCACCGTGCTCGTCTTCTACCTGCCCTCCGACTGCGGCGAGAAGGTGACGCTCTGCATCTCCGTGCTGCTCTCCCTCACCGTCTTCCTGCTGGTCATCACCGAGACCATCCCGTCCACCTCGCTGGTCATCCCGCTCATCGGCGAGTACCTGCTGTTCACCATGATCTTCGTCACGCTCTCCATCGTCATCACGGTCTTCGTGCTCAACGTGCACTACCGGACGCCCACCACGCACACCATGCCCGCCTGGGTGAAGACCGTGTTCCTGCAGGCGCTGCCCCGGGTCATGTTCATGGCCAGGCCGGCGGGCGGtgagggcggcggcggcggcgccagCGCCGAGTTCGCCAACCTCAACTGCTTCCGCCGTCGCCCGGGGTCCAAGGACGGCAAGGAGGGCGGCCCCTGCCAGGAGGGGCCGTGCGGTGCCAGCCGCCACCACCGCTCGGTGAAGATCTCCAACTTCACCGCCAACCTCACGCGGAGCTCCAGCACCGACTCCGTGGACGCCGTGCTCTCGCTGTCGGCCCTGTCGCCGGAAATCAAGGAGGCCGTCCAGAGCGTCCGGTACATCGCGGAGAATATGAAGGCGCAGAATGAGGCCAGAGAG ATTCAAGACGACTGGAAGTATGTGGCCATGGTGATCGACCGCATTTTCCTGTGGGTTTTCATCCTGGTGTGCATCCTGGGGACAGCCGGGCTGTTCCTGCAGCCGCTGATGGCCCGGGACGACCCCTGA
- the CHRNA5 gene encoding neuronal acetylcholine receptor subunit alpha-5, producing the protein MAARGSRPAVLRLLLLIPLVAGRRGPAGAGDDAPGGLAEPFFVAKHEDSLFKDLFQDYERWVRPVEHLNDKIRIKFGLAISQLVDVDEKNQLMTTNVWLKQEWRDVKLRWNPEDYGGIRAIRVPSDSLWTPDIVLFDNADGRFEGARTKTVVRFDGTVTWTPPANYRSSCTIDVTFFPFDLQNCSMKFGSWTYDGSQVDLLLEDRDVDKRDFFDNGEWEIVSATGSRGNRTDGRRWYPHVTYSFVIKRLPLFYTLFLIVPCIGLSLLTALVFYLPSHEGEKICLCTSVLVSLTVFLLVIEEIIPSSSKVIPLIGEYLVLTMIFVTLSITVTVFAINIHHRAPSTHHAMAPWVRRAFLHRLPRLLCMRGHADRYSGRREEAGARGGPSPSRDALGAALDSIRYIARHVVKENAVREVVEDWKFIARVLDRLFLWTFLVVSVVGSLGLFVPVIYEWATILAPAPAGAANT; encoded by the exons ATGGCGGCGCGGGGGTCCCGGCCCGCGGTCCTCCGCCTCCTGCTCCTCATCCCGCTGGTCGCCGGGCGCCGGGGTCCGGCCGGCGCGGGGGACGACGCGCCCGGAG GACTGGCTGAACCGTTCTTTGTGGCCAAACACGAAGACAGTCTGTTTAAGGATCTGTTTCAAGACTACGAGAGGTGGGTCCGCCCCGTGGAGCACCTGAACGACAAGATCAGGATAAAGTTTGGCCTCGCCATATCTCAGCTGGTGGATGTG GATGAGAAAAACCAGCTAATGACCACGAACGTCTGGTTGAAGCAG GAGTGGAGAGACGTGAAACTCCGGTGGAACCCCGAGGACTACGGGGGGATCAGAGCGATCCGGGTCCCGTCAGACTCGCTCTGGACCCCAGACATCGTCCTGTTTGACAA TGCCGACGGGCGCTTCGAAGGGGCCCGCACCAAGACCGTGGTCAGGTTCGACGGCACCGTCACCTGGACGCCCCCGGCCAACTACCGGAGCTCCTGCACCATCGACGTCACCTTCTTCCCCTTCGACCTCCAGAACTGCTCCATGAAGTTCGGCTCCTGGACCTACGACGGCTCCCAGGTGGACCTCCTGCTGGAGGACCGGGACGTGGACAAGAGGGACTTCTTCGACAACGGGGAGTGGGAGATCGTGAGCGCCACGGGCAGCCGGGGGAACCGCACGGACGGCCGCCGCTGGTACCCCCACGTCACCTACTCCTTCGTCATCAAGCGCCTGCCCCTCTTCTACACCCTCTTCCTCATCGTCCCCTGCATCGGGCTCTCGCTGCTCACGGCGCTGGTCTTCTACCTGCCGTCGCACGAGGGCGAGAAGATCTGCCTCTGCACCTCGGTGCTGGTCTCGCTGACGGTCTTCCTGCTGGTCATCGAGGAGATCATCCCCTCGTCCTCCAAGGTCATCCCCCTCATCGGGGAGTACCTGGTGCTCACCATGATCTTCGTGACGCTGTCCATCACCGTGACCGTCTTCGCCATCAACATCCACCACCGCGCGCCCTCCACGCACCACGCCATGGCGCCCTGGGTCCGCCGGGCCTTCCTCCACCGGCTCCCCCGGCTGCTGTGCATGCGGGGCCACGCCGACCGGTACTCCGGCCGGAGGGAGGAGGCCGGGGCCCGCGGGGGACCGAGCCCCTCCCGGGACGCGCTGGGAGCCGCGCTCGACTCCATCCGCTACATCGCGAGGCACGTGGTGAAGGAGAACGCTGTCCGAGAG GTGGTTGAAGACTGGAAGTTCATAGCCCGGGTCCTGGACCGGCTCTTCCTGTGGACGTTCCTTGTGGTCTCGGTGGTCGGCTCCCTGGGGCTCTTCGTTCCTGTGATTTATGAATGGGCCACGATCCTGGCtccggctccagccggagccgccaACACGTGA